In Gimesia benthica, a single window of DNA contains:
- a CDS encoding CRTAC1 family protein, with product MSTRPTHHYLIVAAVILFIGILALFLTLQPGGGPVGGGPISYDEAQQLLRLKNEGIAYLENERYAESDPLLERLTEELPGDVIGFQNLTICRLLQLTPEKLVDHQSGKQLADQAQATVAQLIKIAPESSASYVLSARIQLALGNEPKAEEALQQALEKSPESAAIWFELSQLQKQNVKPEQQALANASLKRAWELQPDNLFLAIDYLQVAVVEKSEQTKAVFEQVKQLAAPLAESVKDHTRLDLNEVIKASLQAITDGKWNLVTRNARVLRNVLIAEDLVKSDRRRVEQNPLEFVIPDFPPAFYAAVEWPAQEKPLSVKFAEARVLEFNKDVSADIRDLKIADFDLDGKPDLILLTAERVQVFQQGEDRRWSVMTSVAAEGDFREIHAVDLDGDVQQLAPSPAGENKEEPQTIAAISPARDADLDLVLAGKAGIRVLENQVDDQQGTRKLVHRPQADSLDALSDVLTVNFSDLDHDGDLDLAASTGKGVSLWSNRGNLSFQDISANSQLPPADLAATSIVRVDWDRDVDLDLILCSRTTRQAGYLENLRHGRFRWRTFSKVESENGPTANQFEECVLTDYDRNGSWDLVGVQRQALVLAGTRLLGTGEVQVDSVQQIRETKLADIQGTLLQTGDLNNDGVLDVLASGGNGLQLLLGTAEHRTEQTAYVTDEEVTSANPIQLFRLADLDQDGSLDVITVEAGKVMFLQNQGNDHHWVDVSLRAEQVKGEVKSASGRVNHYGVGSLVELRSGAIYQPQIVAGQSTHFGLGKQTVAEAIRVLWTNGIPVNIINAKTDQRIYEKQTLMGSCPYLYTWDGEQFTFYTDLLWAAPIGLQFGKGIVAPSRDWEFLKIDGDRLREKEGYYELRITEELWEAGYFDLVELTAVDHPAEVEIFSNEKVGPPDLAAFKIHMARETQTPGGAVNHRGRDVLPEIREVDDVYAKTFDEKYRQGLTEVHTLELDLNNAAVKQAKTPRIKLFLTGWLYPTDTGINLALDENPALPSPRPPSLAVPDKNGGWKTIQPFMGFPGGKTKTIVVDLADQFLTDDYRVRIETNMEFYWDQIFFTVDESPAEFMTRVCPLETADLQHRGFSTPIIHPGNGPERYDYQKLTQQIQWPPMQGGFTRYGDVKPLVENADNRLVILGAGDEMRLRFRVPAGPTRPGWKRDFILHNVGWDKDANLHTILGQAVEPLPFREMRSYPYPTEEYPEGSVLKSDREQYHTRRQDSAAFWKHLSRP from the coding sequence ATGTCTACCCGGCCCACTCACCATTACCTGATCGTCGCGGCTGTGATTCTGTTTATCGGAATCCTGGCTCTGTTTCTGACCCTCCAGCCGGGAGGTGGTCCGGTGGGGGGTGGACCCATTTCATACGACGAAGCGCAGCAACTCTTGCGGCTCAAAAATGAGGGGATCGCTTACCTGGAAAACGAGCGTTACGCCGAGAGTGATCCCCTGTTGGAGCGGTTAACCGAAGAACTGCCCGGCGATGTGATCGGCTTTCAGAATCTGACGATCTGTCGGTTGTTACAACTGACTCCCGAAAAACTGGTCGATCATCAGTCGGGGAAACAGCTGGCTGACCAGGCGCAAGCGACGGTAGCACAGTTGATCAAGATTGCTCCTGAATCGAGTGCCAGCTATGTCCTTTCAGCCCGCATTCAACTGGCGCTGGGAAATGAGCCCAAGGCGGAAGAGGCATTGCAACAGGCGCTGGAAAAAAGTCCCGAGTCTGCAGCGATCTGGTTTGAGTTGTCCCAGTTACAGAAACAGAACGTGAAGCCCGAGCAACAGGCGCTGGCGAATGCGTCTTTGAAGCGTGCGTGGGAACTGCAGCCGGACAACCTGTTTCTGGCGATCGATTATCTGCAGGTTGCCGTTGTGGAGAAGTCCGAGCAGACGAAAGCCGTCTTCGAACAGGTCAAACAGCTGGCTGCGCCACTGGCAGAAAGCGTGAAAGATCATACCCGGCTGGATTTGAATGAAGTCATCAAGGCGTCTCTGCAGGCGATCACAGATGGGAAATGGAATCTCGTCACCCGAAATGCCCGCGTGCTCAGAAATGTGTTAATCGCTGAGGATCTGGTCAAAAGCGATCGCCGTCGGGTTGAACAGAACCCACTTGAATTTGTGATCCCCGATTTTCCGCCTGCTTTTTATGCGGCGGTCGAGTGGCCCGCTCAGGAGAAACCGCTGTCGGTGAAGTTTGCCGAAGCCCGGGTACTTGAGTTCAATAAAGACGTGTCGGCTGATATCAGGGATCTCAAGATCGCGGATTTCGACCTCGATGGTAAACCCGATCTGATTCTACTGACGGCGGAGCGGGTACAGGTATTTCAACAGGGGGAGGACCGTCGCTGGTCAGTGATGACCTCTGTAGCAGCGGAGGGGGACTTCCGTGAAATTCATGCCGTCGATCTGGATGGGGATGTGCAGCAGCTCGCTCCATCGCCGGCTGGTGAGAACAAAGAGGAACCCCAGACAATCGCTGCCATCTCACCGGCCCGGGATGCCGATCTCGATCTGGTGCTGGCAGGGAAAGCCGGGATTCGCGTCCTGGAAAATCAGGTAGATGATCAGCAGGGAACACGAAAACTGGTTCACCGACCGCAGGCCGATTCCCTGGATGCGTTGTCTGATGTGCTGACGGTGAATTTTTCTGACCTGGATCATGATGGTGATCTGGACCTGGCTGCTTCGACCGGGAAGGGGGTTTCGCTCTGGTCGAATCGGGGGAATCTGTCGTTTCAGGACATCAGTGCCAATTCCCAGCTGCCGCCCGCGGATCTGGCGGCGACTTCGATTGTGCGCGTGGACTGGGACCGCGATGTCGATCTGGATCTGATTCTCTGCAGCAGAACGACCCGGCAGGCAGGTTACCTCGAAAACCTGCGACATGGTCGCTTTCGCTGGCGGACATTTTCCAAAGTTGAATCAGAGAACGGCCCCACGGCCAATCAGTTTGAAGAGTGCGTACTCACCGACTATGACCGTAACGGTTCCTGGGATCTGGTGGGCGTGCAGCGTCAGGCACTGGTGCTGGCGGGAACCCGGTTGCTGGGGACAGGAGAAGTGCAGGTTGACTCGGTGCAGCAGATCCGGGAGACAAAACTGGCTGATATTCAGGGCACCCTGTTACAAACAGGAGATCTGAATAATGATGGCGTGCTGGATGTGCTGGCGTCAGGCGGGAACGGCTTACAGTTGTTGTTAGGCACGGCCGAACATCGAACCGAACAGACCGCTTATGTGACCGACGAGGAGGTTACCAGTGCGAATCCGATCCAACTGTTCCGACTGGCGGATCTGGACCAGGATGGCAGCCTGGATGTGATCACGGTTGAAGCAGGGAAAGTGATGTTCCTGCAGAATCAGGGGAACGATCATCACTGGGTCGATGTCTCACTCCGCGCGGAGCAGGTCAAAGGGGAAGTGAAGTCCGCCAGTGGTCGCGTTAATCATTATGGTGTGGGCAGCCTGGTGGAACTCCGCAGCGGTGCGATTTATCAGCCGCAGATTGTGGCGGGACAGTCAACACATTTCGGACTGGGGAAACAGACGGTCGCGGAGGCGATTCGCGTACTGTGGACGAATGGGATTCCGGTCAACATTATCAATGCGAAAACCGATCAGCGGATTTACGAGAAGCAGACCCTGATGGGATCCTGTCCCTATCTTTATACCTGGGACGGAGAGCAGTTCACGTTTTATACAGATCTGTTATGGGCGGCTCCGATCGGGCTGCAGTTCGGAAAAGGGATTGTGGCTCCGAGTCGTGACTGGGAATTTCTCAAGATTGACGGCGACCGACTCCGGGAGAAAGAGGGTTACTATGAACTGCGGATTACGGAAGAGCTCTGGGAGGCAGGTTACTTCGACCTGGTTGAACTGACGGCCGTCGATCATCCGGCGGAGGTGGAGATCTTTTCCAATGAAAAGGTGGGGCCACCCGATCTGGCTGCATTCAAGATTCATATGGCGCGCGAAACACAAACACCGGGCGGGGCCGTCAATCATCGCGGACGGGATGTCCTGCCGGAGATACGAGAGGTAGATGACGTGTATGCGAAGACGTTCGACGAAAAGTACCGCCAGGGTTTAACCGAGGTACATACGCTCGAACTGGATTTGAATAACGCGGCGGTGAAGCAAGCGAAAACGCCACGCATCAAGCTGTTCCTGACAGGCTGGCTGTATCCAACGGATACAGGGATTAACCTGGCGCTCGATGAGAATCCCGCGCTGCCTTCACCACGACCTCCATCACTGGCAGTGCCGGATAAAAATGGTGGCTGGAAAACGATCCAGCCGTTTATGGGCTTTCCCGGAGGCAAGACAAAAACGATCGTTGTGGATCTGGCAGACCAGTTTCTGACAGATGATTATCGCGTGCGGATTGAAACCAACATGGAGTTCTACTGGGACCAGATCTTTTTCACGGTCGATGAGAGCCCGGCTGAGTTCATGACGCGCGTCTGTCCCCTCGAAACTGCGGACTTACAGCACCGGGGTTTTTCAACGCCGATCATCCACCCGGGGAATGGACCGGAGCGGTACGATTACCAGAAGCTCACTCAGCAGATCCAGTGGCCGCCGATGCAGGGGGGCTTTACCCGTTATGGGGATGTGAAACCGCTTGTGGAAAATGCTGACAACCGGTTGGTGATTCTCGGTGCCGGGGATGAGATGCGGCTGCGATTTCGCGTTCCCGCTGGTCCCACGCGTCCGGGCTGGAAGCGGGACTTCATTCTGCATAATGTGGGTTGGGACAAGGATGCGAACCTGCACACGATTCTGGGCCAGGCGGTAGAACCGCTGCCGTTCCGGGAGATGCGGAGCTATCCGTATCCGACCGAGGAATATCCGGAGGGATCTGTACTCAAGTCTGATCGGGAGCAGTACCATACCCGTCGGCAGGACAGTGCCGCTTTCTGGAAACACTTGTCCCGTCCCTGA
- a CDS encoding DUF1553 domain-containing protein: MNHLAYVKRSLCLLSLSLVLPLSASPAHAEKEKPAQAKPASYREMILSNQPTLYWDFEASTPEGYPSVVADKKQPLKALVHGQAPKSVAGPRPSEFPLFDNKNNAAQFKAGAGYLRVVDPGEKSPLDFTAGDSITVEAWINLNSTDAGRHYYIIGKGRTNREGVARDNQNYALRVTGSEISFLFRGKPDKKDVKPDYHRWTSTGAGISAHNWHHVAVTYTFGKKKSLNAYVDGQSVKGKWDMGGDTTYAPVVDNDEVWIGSSMGGSARSSFDGLMDELAVYRKVLPAKEITAHFKYVTPKPTIDWTSVPSDRVQVDIYEGIPNKKSWQFRPPRLAETFTQPHFTLIEIPNRYSEKGVKVDRPDPFLVRAMCNLTLPKGKKRILVRARNGSRLYIDGKLVAETAFHNISGSAHGTVFDVDLSLAPNIRPLHRGDHEKVIEYTGDGKPHRVRFEMIVGGSRHRPDFGETAVFIGDPGKDFQLLTPSDKVVMLTDADWLPFARQYRYDQIAINAERRQAASKKEAEYWDWRHKLAKEEVLKQPQIKVPAAAKGLRANNAIDHFINQRLAKENAKQSAQLSDLAFLRRLSLDTTGTVPSPALVKEYLAKKPENRRSFAIERLLNDPAWADNWVGYWQDVLAENPNIVNPTLNNTGPFRWWIHESFYDNKPFDRFLTELVMMEGSKYFGGPAGFEMASQNDAPMAAKAHIIGQAFLGLNMKCARCHDAPFHDFKQRDLFSLAAMLKRSPQGVPKTSSIPGFDPKSNSMLVSVTLLPGENVTPEWTFEELVKPGKFPANYLRSEKDTREKLAAIITSPQNERFANVLVNRVWKRYLGHGLVEPVDDWDGQEPSHPELLKYLSQQFVLNGYDMKQLARMIFESDLYQREASTDLTTVQGLFDTTYNFSSPVLRRMEAEQIVDSLFAVCGKPLDAGRMCIDIDGSRDYHSSLDLGTPRRAWQFTSPSNERDRPSLALPFGQPFITLMKTFGWRDTRQSPLTVREYASTALQPAILANGVLGQRFTRLSDDSSFTELALQEQSLETLINETVMKTLTRKPTAEELKLFTELLEPGYAERVNSSAEIVSRERLPRNLVGWSNHLSPRANEIKVELEAAVKKGDPPTQRLNDDWRNRYEDMLWSLLNSPEFIFVP; this comes from the coding sequence ATGAACCATCTGGCATACGTTAAGCGTTCCCTGTGCCTGCTGAGTCTTTCGCTCGTCCTGCCTCTGTCTGCGAGCCCCGCTCACGCTGAAAAAGAAAAACCAGCCCAAGCCAAACCGGCCAGTTACCGGGAAATGATTCTGTCGAATCAGCCGACCCTCTACTGGGACTTTGAAGCCTCCACGCCGGAAGGTTATCCCAGTGTTGTGGCTGATAAAAAGCAGCCCTTGAAAGCCCTGGTCCATGGTCAGGCTCCCAAGTCGGTTGCAGGGCCTCGTCCTTCTGAGTTCCCACTGTTTGACAACAAAAATAACGCCGCTCAGTTTAAAGCCGGCGCGGGTTACCTGCGGGTTGTCGACCCGGGGGAAAAGAGTCCGCTGGATTTCACCGCCGGCGACTCCATCACTGTGGAAGCCTGGATCAATCTGAATTCAACAGACGCTGGTCGTCACTACTATATCATTGGTAAAGGTCGCACCAACCGCGAAGGGGTCGCTCGGGACAATCAGAACTATGCCCTGCGGGTGACCGGTTCAGAGATCAGCTTCCTGTTCCGTGGCAAGCCCGACAAAAAGGATGTGAAGCCCGACTATCATCGCTGGACTTCCACCGGTGCGGGGATCAGTGCTCACAACTGGCATCATGTCGCGGTGACTTATACCTTCGGCAAGAAGAAAAGTCTGAATGCGTATGTCGACGGTCAGTCGGTCAAAGGTAAATGGGACATGGGTGGCGATACCACCTACGCTCCCGTCGTCGACAATGACGAAGTCTGGATCGGTTCCTCTATGGGAGGATCGGCCCGCAGTTCGTTTGATGGTCTGATGGATGAACTGGCCGTGTATCGCAAGGTGCTGCCCGCGAAAGAAATTACCGCACACTTTAAATATGTCACTCCCAAGCCAACCATCGACTGGACTTCGGTTCCCAGCGATCGCGTGCAGGTCGATATTTACGAAGGGATTCCGAACAAGAAGTCCTGGCAGTTCCGTCCGCCTCGTCTCGCGGAGACTTTCACTCAGCCCCACTTCACCCTGATTGAAATCCCCAACCGGTATTCGGAAAAGGGTGTGAAAGTGGATCGTCCTGATCCTTTCCTGGTACGGGCGATGTGCAACCTGACGCTGCCCAAAGGCAAGAAACGAATCCTGGTACGGGCCCGTAATGGGTCGCGGTTGTATATTGATGGCAAGCTGGTTGCAGAGACCGCTTTCCACAACATTTCCGGCAGTGCTCATGGTACTGTCTTTGATGTTGATCTGAGTCTGGCCCCGAATATTCGTCCGCTGCACCGTGGAGATCATGAAAAGGTGATCGAGTACACGGGAGACGGCAAGCCGCATCGCGTACGGTTCGAAATGATTGTGGGTGGTTCGCGTCATCGTCCCGACTTCGGTGAAACGGCTGTCTTCATTGGCGATCCCGGTAAAGACTTCCAACTGCTGACTCCCTCTGACAAAGTTGTCATGCTGACCGATGCAGACTGGCTGCCTTTCGCACGTCAGTACCGTTACGATCAGATTGCCATCAACGCAGAGCGTCGTCAGGCGGCCTCGAAAAAAGAAGCCGAGTACTGGGACTGGCGGCACAAGCTGGCGAAAGAGGAAGTACTCAAGCAGCCTCAGATCAAAGTTCCTGCAGCAGCGAAAGGTCTGCGGGCCAACAACGCCATCGATCATTTTATTAACCAGCGTCTGGCTAAGGAAAATGCCAAACAGTCTGCACAGCTGAGCGATCTGGCTTTCCTGCGTCGACTGTCACTCGATACGACGGGGACCGTCCCTTCGCCTGCACTGGTGAAAGAGTACCTGGCAAAGAAGCCGGAGAATCGTCGCAGTTTCGCGATCGAGCGACTGCTCAACGATCCCGCCTGGGCTGATAACTGGGTCGGATACTGGCAGGATGTGCTGGCAGAAAACCCGAATATCGTTAACCCGACATTGAACAATACGGGACCATTCCGCTGGTGGATTCACGAATCTTTCTATGACAACAAGCCCTTCGATCGTTTCCTGACCGAACTGGTGATGATGGAAGGCAGTAAGTACTTCGGCGGTCCTGCGGGCTTTGAAATGGCTTCGCAGAACGATGCCCCTATGGCAGCCAAAGCACATATTATCGGTCAAGCCTTTCTCGGCTTGAACATGAAGTGTGCCCGCTGTCACGATGCCCCGTTCCACGACTTCAAACAACGGGATTTGTTCAGCCTGGCGGCAATGCTCAAGCGGTCTCCGCAGGGCGTGCCTAAGACCAGTTCGATTCCCGGCTTCGATCCCAAGTCGAACTCGATGCTCGTTTCGGTAACACTGCTGCCGGGCGAGAATGTAACTCCGGAATGGACATTTGAAGAACTGGTGAAGCCCGGTAAATTCCCCGCGAACTACCTGCGATCCGAAAAAGACACACGTGAAAAACTGGCGGCGATTATCACGTCTCCTCAAAATGAACGGTTCGCCAATGTGCTTGTCAACCGGGTCTGGAAACGGTACCTGGGACATGGCCTGGTAGAACCCGTTGATGACTGGGACGGTCAGGAGCCGTCGCATCCTGAGCTGTTGAAATACCTGTCCCAGCAGTTTGTGCTGAACGGTTATGACATGAAGCAGCTGGCGCGGATGATCTTCGAATCGGACCTCTACCAGCGCGAAGCGTCTACTGATCTGACCACGGTACAGGGGCTGTTTGATACCACCTATAATTTCTCATCACCGGTACTGCGACGAATGGAAGCAGAACAGATTGTGGACTCATTGTTCGCGGTGTGTGGTAAGCCACTGGACGCCGGCCGGATGTGTATCGACATCGACGGTTCCCGCGATTACCACAGTTCGCTCGACTTGGGTACGCCGCGTCGGGCCTGGCAGTTTACGTCTCCCTCAAACGAGCGTGACCGGCCCAGTCTGGCACTGCCTTTCGGTCAACCTTTCATTACACTGATGAAAACGTTTGGCTGGCGGGATACGCGACAGAGTCCGCTGACGGTTCGCGAATATGCCTCCACAGCGCTGCAGCCAGCTATCCTGGCGAACGGCGTACTGGGGCAGCGGTTTACGCGTCTGTCGGATGACAGTTCCTTCACGGAACTGGCGCTGCAGGAGCAGTCGCTGGAAACTCTGATCAACGAAACGGTAATGAAAACACTCACACGCAAGCCGACAGCTGAAGAGCTCAAACTATTTACAGAGCTGTTGGAACCCGGTTATGCAGAGCGGGTGAATTCCAGTGCCGAAATTGTGAGCCGCGAACGTCTGCCACGTAACCTGGTAGGCTGGTCAAACCACCTGAGCCCGCGGGCGAATGAAATCAAGGTGGAGCTGGAAGCCGCGGTGAAGAAAGGTGATCCGCCAACACAGCGTCTGAATGACGACTGGCGGAACCGTTACGAAGATATGCTCTGGTCACTATTGAATTCGCCCGAATTTATCTTTGTCCCTTAA
- a CDS encoding DUF1501 domain-containing protein, with translation MNEFQSTRRDFLRQASATGLAASALGTSWQQLLASEKHGTKPHGSKKLAMPVGKAEHCIMIWLGGGSCHIDTWDPKRKGDPKAKKAGSYYDPIPTAIKGTEVCEHLSKCAPILDRFNIVRSVHHEVIDEHAAATNRMHTGRPTTGTITYPSVGSVVAHQRGAVSDIAPAYVLIGYPNVTRGPGFLGSKAGYVYLTDTNAGPSGFTRSSRVNQSRQDRRERLLTKMRADYRKRSIGGQTIQDYDQSVAEALRLSGPEFMKVFQLDNEKSDLRNSYGGEFGQRCLLSRRLIQSGVRFIEVSHNLNFVNGTGWDTHNDGQLNQHLLIKELDSALSALVLDLEQHKLLDKTLIVVASEFGRPARFDSGGGRGHQSKAFSVVLAGGGLKNGMTIGETNELGEEIVSRPVSVPDLHATIYASLGIDPSEELYAGDRPVPITDMGDPVRELFG, from the coding sequence ATGAACGAATTTCAGTCAACACGTCGCGATTTCTTAAGACAGGCTTCCGCCACCGGTCTGGCGGCTTCCGCTCTGGGAACTTCCTGGCAGCAGTTACTGGCCTCGGAAAAACATGGTACGAAACCACACGGTTCCAAAAAACTGGCGATGCCCGTCGGTAAAGCGGAACACTGCATCATGATCTGGCTGGGCGGCGGTTCCTGCCATATCGATACCTGGGATCCCAAACGCAAAGGCGATCCAAAGGCCAAGAAAGCGGGTTCCTATTACGACCCGATTCCGACCGCCATCAAAGGGACCGAGGTCTGTGAGCATCTTTCCAAATGTGCTCCCATTCTGGACCGGTTTAACATCGTCCGCAGTGTGCACCATGAAGTGATCGACGAGCACGCTGCTGCCACCAACCGGATGCACACGGGGCGTCCCACAACCGGAACAATTACCTATCCGTCTGTCGGGTCTGTCGTCGCTCATCAGCGCGGTGCCGTCAGTGATATCGCTCCCGCTTATGTGCTCATCGGTTACCCCAACGTGACCCGCGGCCCCGGCTTCCTGGGCAGCAAGGCCGGTTATGTCTATCTGACTGACACCAACGCAGGCCCCAGCGGTTTCACCCGTTCTTCACGTGTGAACCAGAGTCGCCAGGATCGTCGTGAACGGCTCCTGACTAAGATGCGAGCCGATTACCGTAAGAGGAGCATTGGTGGACAGACGATTCAGGACTACGACCAATCTGTGGCAGAAGCACTTCGCCTGTCCGGTCCTGAATTCATGAAGGTCTTCCAGCTGGACAACGAAAAGAGCGACCTGCGGAATTCGTACGGCGGCGAATTTGGTCAGCGGTGTCTGCTCTCGCGTCGTCTGATTCAGTCCGGCGTGCGTTTCATCGAAGTCTCTCACAACCTGAACTTTGTGAACGGGACCGGCTGGGATACACACAATGACGGGCAGCTGAATCAGCATCTGCTGATCAAGGAACTCGATTCCGCACTGTCAGCCCTGGTGCTGGACCTCGAACAGCACAAGCTGCTCGACAAAACCCTGATTGTCGTGGCTTCCGAGTTCGGTCGTCCGGCTCGCTTCGATTCGGGCGGAGGACGCGGTCACCAGTCGAAAGCTTTCAGTGTTGTGCTGGCCGGCGGTGGTCTGAAGAACGGGATGACCATTGGTGAAACCAACGAACTGGGGGAAGAAATCGTTTCCCGCCCGGTCTCCGTACCCGATCTGCACGCGACAATTTACGCCAGCCTGGGCATTGATCCTTCTGAAGAGCTCTATGCAGGCGACCGTCCGGTGCCGATCACCGACATGGGCGATCCTGTTCGCGAGCTGTTCGGTTAA
- a CDS encoding Vgb family protein, giving the protein MQIFVQMFSLLLLLLVSTRAGLAAEMSYPLSVVAAEKGPVYVADRKLPGIWSIQDGKVSEFYKGSKVFRTPLNAVRCVTLDDQGRVLAGDSSTREVYRFAKAGAKPEALTKGGIGIPMDVVVTKAGDLLVSDLELHRIWKVPAAGGKPTLFAEVSAPRGLALDQQENLWVVSGTADQLLKVTPDGKVSVVVKGRPFNFPHDVVVLDDGSAVVSDGYEKALWKVTPDGKTEKWVSGEPFKNPVGMALQGKNVLVADPHAKTVFSVDPEKQVTDLVKKQD; this is encoded by the coding sequence ATGCAGATTTTCGTTCAGATGTTTTCCTTACTACTGCTGTTACTGGTATCCACTCGCGCTGGTCTCGCAGCAGAGATGTCATATCCACTCTCCGTTGTTGCGGCTGAGAAAGGTCCCGTTTATGTCGCGGATCGCAAGCTGCCTGGAATCTGGAGTATTCAGGACGGAAAAGTCAGTGAATTTTACAAAGGCTCCAAGGTGTTCCGGACGCCGCTGAATGCGGTGCGGTGCGTGACCCTGGATGACCAGGGACGGGTGCTGGCAGGAGATTCCTCGACGCGCGAAGTCTACCGGTTTGCTAAAGCCGGTGCGAAACCCGAAGCCCTCACTAAAGGGGGGATTGGAATCCCGATGGATGTGGTGGTGACCAAAGCCGGCGATCTGCTGGTCTCCGACCTGGAACTGCATCGGATCTGGAAGGTGCCCGCAGCCGGTGGTAAGCCGACCTTGTTTGCGGAAGTGAGTGCACCGCGAGGACTGGCTCTGGATCAGCAGGAAAACCTGTGGGTTGTTTCAGGAACAGCAGACCAGCTGCTGAAAGTGACTCCGGATGGGAAAGTCAGCGTCGTCGTGAAAGGTCGTCCGTTCAATTTTCCTCACGATGTCGTCGTACTGGATGATGGCAGTGCCGTTGTCAGCGATGGTTATGAAAAGGCGCTCTGGAAAGTGACGCCCGATGGCAAGACCGAGAAATGGGTTTCCGGGGAACCTTTCAAGAATCCAGTCGGGATGGCGTTGCAGGGAAAGAATGTTCTGGTCGCTGACCCGCATGCGAAAACCGTATTCTCTGTGGATCCGGAAAAGCAGGTCACGGACCTGGTGAAGAAACAGGACTGA
- a CDS encoding FG-GAP-like repeat-containing protein: MPTRSCCILFLALLTACGKQESSSLPEDTFTTETRHTEFETEIQNFCGHCHTCPDPGVLTKAAWRMQIPREYAHYEQSPDQSLRVPPMPEVIRYFEAQAPEKHELPSQIENIPSSPVDFQRQPVPRLDGDPLPGVSNLNWVAGKTPHELLLTDLGSGRVGRIRFSQKQPEFEPLAKLHHPAHIERIDLNADQHDDYLIADLGSFGPEDHDRGSVEALLFDPQSDSYQQQTLQAGLGRVADAKAADFDADGDLDLIVAEFGWHKTGRLLYLENVSSATDDLKYRLQVLDPRHGASHLLITDWNQDGLPDFVALFSQEHETIVAFLNQGQGQFRTETIFQAPDPAYGSSCIDLVDLDQDGDLDLLYTNGDTMDSFELRPSHSVQWLENQGRFPFKPHHLAPLTGAYGVTHGDFDQDGDIDLAACTMTWNYDQRRNTIVWYEQTKPGQFVPHPLDYSQGQHPVITAGDFNGDGKPDLAVGNFEARETDQADQGEWFSIWWNKGTRSAQSE; encoded by the coding sequence ATGCCGACCCGCAGTTGTTGTATTCTGTTTCTCGCACTGCTCACGGCGTGCGGGAAACAGGAATCGTCCTCGCTTCCCGAGGACACCTTCACGACAGAGACACGGCACACGGAATTTGAAACGGAAATCCAAAACTTCTGTGGCCACTGTCACACCTGTCCCGATCCGGGTGTGCTGACCAAAGCTGCCTGGCGGATGCAGATTCCCCGCGAATACGCGCACTACGAACAGTCCCCCGATCAGAGCCTGCGCGTCCCCCCCATGCCCGAAGTCATCCGTTACTTTGAGGCGCAGGCTCCCGAAAAACATGAGCTGCCTTCACAAATCGAGAACATCCCCTCCAGCCCGGTCGATTTTCAGCGGCAACCCGTTCCCCGTCTCGACGGCGATCCCCTGCCCGGCGTTTCGAACCTCAACTGGGTCGCTGGCAAGACACCTCACGAACTGCTGCTCACCGATCTGGGTTCCGGACGTGTCGGCCGCATCCGCTTTTCACAGAAACAACCCGAATTCGAACCGCTGGCCAAACTGCATCATCCGGCTCACATTGAACGCATCGACCTCAACGCAGACCAGCACGACGATTATCTCATCGCCGACCTGGGCAGTTTCGGGCCGGAAGACCACGACCGGGGCTCAGTCGAAGCCCTGCTCTTCGATCCGCAATCAGACAGTTATCAACAGCAGACACTCCAGGCAGGACTGGGACGGGTTGCCGACGCTAAAGCAGCCGACTTCGATGCCGACGGGGATCTCGATCTGATTGTCGCCGAGTTCGGCTGGCACAAAACCGGGCGCCTGCTCTACCTGGAAAATGTCTCGTCAGCAACAGACGATCTGAAATATCGGTTGCAGGTACTCGATCCCCGCCACGGCGCCAGCCATCTGCTGATCACCGACTGGAACCAGGACGGCCTGCCCGACTTTGTCGCCCTCTTCTCGCAGGAACATGAAACCATCGTCGCTTTTCTCAACCAGGGACAAGGTCAGTTTCGCACCGAGACCATCTTCCAGGCCCCCGACCCTGCCTACGGCTCGTCGTGTATCGACCTGGTGGACCTCGATCAGGACGGGGATCTGGATCTGCTCTATACTAATGGCGACACGATGGACAGCTTCGAACTGCGTCCCAGTCACTCCGTGCAATGGCTGGAAAACCAGGGGCGTTTCCCGTTCAAGCCACATCACCTCGCCCCACTCACAGGCGCGTATGGCGTCACCCATGGCGACTTTGACCAGGACGGCGACATCGATCTCGCCGCCTGCACCATGACCTGGAACTACGATCAACGTCGCAACACAATCGTCTGGTACGAACAGACGAAACCGGGGCAGTTTGTGCCACACCCGCTCGACTATTCCCAGGGACAGCATCCAGTGATCACCGCAGGCGACTTTAACGGCGACGGCAAGCCCGACCTGGCCGTGGGTAACTTCGAAGCCCGCGAAACAGACCAGGCCGATCAGGGCGAATGGTTTTCAATCTGGTGGAATAAAGGCACCAGGTCAGCTCAATCAGAGTGA